From Citricoccus sp. SGAir0253, a single genomic window includes:
- a CDS encoding amino acid ABC transporter ATP-binding protein — protein sequence MTNAPATDPAAHAVQPSGVSIAGLNKSYGANHVLKGIDLEVAPGEVVCLIGPSGSGKSTLLRCVNLLETPDAGSVTVGGFEATDPDVDLDAMRRHVGMVFQQFNLFPHLTVLQNCTVAQAKVLRRSRAEAAAVARANLERVGLSGMEDRFPDQLSGGQQQRVAIARALSMDPQLMLFDEPTSALDPETVGEVLSVMRRLAGSGMTMLVVTHEMGFAREVADRVVFMDGGVVVEEGPAAQVIGDPRQPRTQDFLARVLNPTDVDF from the coding sequence ATGACGAACGCCCCCGCCACCGACCCCGCGGCGCACGCCGTGCAGCCCTCCGGGGTGTCCATCGCCGGGCTGAACAAGTCCTACGGCGCCAACCACGTGCTCAAGGGCATCGACCTGGAGGTCGCCCCCGGCGAGGTGGTGTGCCTGATCGGCCCCTCGGGCTCGGGCAAGTCCACCCTGCTGCGCTGCGTCAACCTGCTCGAGACGCCCGACGCCGGCTCCGTCACCGTGGGCGGCTTCGAGGCCACCGACCCGGACGTCGACCTGGACGCGATGCGCCGGCACGTGGGCATGGTCTTCCAGCAGTTCAACCTGTTCCCGCACCTGACGGTGCTGCAGAACTGCACGGTCGCCCAGGCCAAGGTGCTGCGCCGCTCGAGGGCCGAGGCGGCCGCCGTCGCGCGCGCCAACCTCGAGCGCGTGGGCCTGTCCGGCATGGAGGACCGCTTCCCGGACCAGCTCTCGGGCGGGCAGCAGCAGCGCGTGGCGATCGCGCGGGCCCTGTCCATGGACCCGCAGCTGATGCTCTTCGACGAGCCGACCTCCGCCCTGGACCCGGAGACGGTGGGCGAGGTGCTCTCCGTGATGCGCCGGCTGGCCGGGTCCGGGATGACCATGCTCGTGGTCACCCACGAGATGGGCTTCGCCCGCGAGGTCGCGGACCGCGTGGTCTTCATGGACGGCGGCGTGGTCGTCGAGGAGGGCCCCGCCGCCCAGGTGATCGGCGATCCCCGGCAGCCGCGCACCCAGGACTTCCTGGCCCGCGTGCTGAACCCCACCGACGTCGACTTCTGA
- a CDS encoding cation-translocating P-type ATPase has protein sequence MTEAGAAARALGTDPERGLTVAEAAERARRHGPNELLSAPPEPAWRRFARQFADPLVRLLLAAVAVSVLAWAAEGAAGVPVDAVVILAIVVFNAALGYAQEARAADAVAALRDLAAVTATVVREGRAERVPAAALVPGDVLALAEGDSVGADARLLGASALQVAEASLTGESMPVAKSPAVLPAPVPLGDRANMVYRGTAVVQGVGRAVVTATGMDTEMGRIAALLAGTGREPTPLEREIAAIGRALGLAVAVIAVLVMAAVGLSTGISSLGEAVDVLLLGVSLAVAAVPEGLPAVLSVVLSLGVQALSRRRAIVKELASVETLGSASVICTDKTGTLTRNEMTMVRVRSSSGESHVTGVGYAPEGQVLLHGTPLLEHDPALDLREEDIVVLSGGTLASDAEVRRDADGHWRVVGDPTEAAFVVAERKAGLTARREARFARVAQVPFTSERKMMSVVVDDREHPAGEDAAGWPGTGRPVLVAKGAPDVLLRHCTRRRTGERVAPLTEADRAAVARDVESMSAEALRTLGVAYRPLAPAEYAGALGPDGAFDAEAGRALERDLVYVGTVGIVDPPRAEAAEAVARAHRAGIRVVMITGDHPATALRIAQELGIAAAGDRAVAGPELERMDGERLRAAAREASVFARVAPEHKLRIVTALQADGHVVAMTGDGVNDAPALKRADIGVAMGITGTEVSKEAAAMVLADDDFATIVAAVRQGRVIFGNIRKVLRYLLSSNMGEVLTMVLGVLLAGFLGLAGHGDGMVAPLLATQILWVNLVTDAGPALAMGVDPETEDVMARPPRRPGERVVDRALWAGILSTGLVMAVVTLLAVDLHLPGGLVAGTGTVEQARTAAFTTLVLAQLFNALNARSGTASARHGLFTNRWLWAAIGAGLASQVLVVHLPPLQAAFGTVPLGPGQWLACLALASVVLGAEELRKVVLRAHPAGQWTRRGAAPR, from the coding sequence GTGACGGAGGCCGGCGCCGCGGCGCGGGCGCTCGGCACCGACCCGGAGCGGGGGCTGACCGTGGCCGAGGCGGCCGAGCGCGCGCGGCGCCACGGGCCCAACGAGCTGCTGTCCGCCCCGCCCGAGCCGGCCTGGCGGCGCTTCGCGCGCCAGTTCGCGGACCCCCTGGTGCGCCTGCTGCTGGCCGCCGTCGCGGTCTCGGTGCTCGCGTGGGCCGCGGAGGGGGCCGCCGGCGTGCCCGTGGACGCCGTGGTGATCCTGGCGATCGTGGTGTTCAACGCCGCCCTGGGCTACGCGCAGGAGGCCCGGGCCGCGGACGCGGTGGCCGCCCTGCGGGACCTGGCCGCCGTGACCGCCACGGTGGTGCGCGAGGGGCGCGCCGAGCGGGTGCCCGCCGCCGCGCTGGTCCCCGGGGACGTGCTGGCCCTGGCCGAGGGGGACTCCGTGGGCGCGGACGCCCGGCTGCTCGGCGCCTCGGCCCTGCAGGTCGCGGAGGCCTCCCTCACCGGCGAGTCGATGCCCGTGGCGAAGTCCCCGGCCGTCCTGCCCGCCCCCGTGCCCCTGGGGGACCGCGCGAACATGGTGTACCGGGGCACCGCCGTGGTGCAGGGGGTCGGCCGCGCCGTGGTGACGGCCACGGGCATGGACACCGAGATGGGGCGCATCGCCGCCCTGCTGGCCGGCACCGGGCGGGAGCCCACCCCGCTGGAGCGGGAGATCGCCGCGATCGGCCGGGCCCTGGGCCTGGCCGTGGCCGTCATCGCGGTGCTGGTCATGGCCGCCGTCGGCCTCTCGACCGGCATCTCGTCCCTGGGCGAGGCCGTGGACGTGCTGCTGCTCGGGGTCTCCCTGGCCGTGGCCGCGGTGCCGGAGGGACTGCCCGCGGTCCTGTCCGTGGTGCTGTCCCTCGGCGTGCAGGCGCTCAGCCGGCGCCGGGCGATCGTCAAGGAGCTGGCCTCGGTGGAGACCCTCGGCTCCGCCTCGGTCATCTGCACGGACAAGACCGGCACCCTGACCCGCAACGAGATGACCATGGTCCGGGTGCGCTCCAGCTCGGGGGAGTCCCACGTCACGGGGGTCGGCTACGCCCCCGAGGGGCAGGTGCTGCTCCACGGCACCCCGCTGCTGGAGCACGACCCCGCCCTGGACCTGCGCGAGGAGGACATCGTGGTGCTCTCCGGCGGCACGCTCGCCTCGGACGCGGAGGTCCGCCGGGACGCGGACGGGCACTGGCGGGTGGTGGGGGACCCCACCGAGGCGGCGTTCGTGGTGGCCGAGCGCAAGGCGGGGCTGACCGCGCGCCGCGAGGCGCGCTTCGCCCGGGTGGCGCAGGTGCCCTTCACGTCCGAGCGCAAGATGATGTCCGTCGTCGTGGACGACCGGGAGCACCCGGCGGGCGAGGACGCCGCCGGCTGGCCCGGGACCGGCCGGCCCGTCCTGGTGGCCAAGGGGGCCCCGGACGTGCTCCTGCGGCACTGCACGCGCCGGCGCACCGGGGAGCGCGTGGCCCCGCTCACCGAGGCCGACCGGGCCGCCGTCGCCCGGGACGTGGAGTCGATGTCCGCCGAGGCACTGCGGACCCTGGGCGTGGCCTACCGGCCGCTGGCCCCGGCGGAGTACGCCGGCGCGCTGGGCCCGGACGGGGCCTTCGACGCCGAGGCCGGCCGCGCGCTCGAGCGGGACCTCGTCTACGTGGGCACGGTGGGGATCGTGGACCCGCCGCGTGCGGAGGCGGCCGAGGCCGTGGCCCGGGCGCACCGGGCCGGCATCCGGGTGGTGATGATCACGGGGGACCACCCGGCCACGGCGCTGCGGATCGCCCAGGAACTCGGGATCGCGGCCGCCGGGGACCGTGCCGTCGCCGGTCCCGAGCTGGAGCGGATGGACGGGGAGCGGCTGCGCGCGGCCGCGCGGGAGGCGTCCGTGTTCGCGCGCGTGGCCCCGGAGCACAAGCTGCGGATCGTCACGGCCCTGCAGGCGGACGGGCACGTGGTGGCCATGACGGGCGACGGGGTGAACGACGCCCCGGCCCTGAAGCGCGCGGACATCGGCGTGGCCATGGGGATCACCGGGACGGAGGTCTCCAAGGAGGCCGCCGCCATGGTCCTGGCCGACGACGACTTCGCCACGATCGTGGCCGCGGTCCGCCAGGGACGGGTGATCTTCGGCAACATCCGCAAGGTCCTGCGCTACCTGCTCTCGTCCAACATGGGGGAGGTCCTGACCATGGTCCTGGGCGTGCTGCTGGCCGGGTTCCTGGGCCTGGCCGGCCACGGGGACGGGATGGTCGCGCCGCTGCTGGCCACCCAGATCCTGTGGGTCAACCTCGTGACGGACGCGGGCCCGGCGCTCGCGATGGGGGTGGACCCGGAGACGGAGGACGTCATGGCCCGCCCGCCGCGCCGGCCCGGCGAGCGCGTGGTGGACCGCGCGCTGTGGGCCGGCATCCTCTCCACGGGCCTCGTGATGGCCGTGGTCACCCTGCTGGCGGTCGACCTGCACCTGCCGGGCGGTCTGGTGGCCGGGACCGGGACCGTGGAGCAGGCCCGCACCGCGGCGTTCACCACGCTCGTGCTCGCGCAGCTGTTCAATGCGCTGAACGCCCGCTCGGGCACCGCCTCGGCCCGCCACGGCCTGTTCACCAACCGCTGGCTGTGGGCGGCGATCGGCGCCGGGCTCGCCAGCCAGGTCCTCGTGGTGCACCTGCCGCCGCTGCAGGCCGCGTTCGGCACCGTCCCCCTCGGGCCGGGGCAGTGGCTGGCGTGCCTGGCGCTGGCCTCCGTGGTCCTGGGCGCCGAGGAGCTGCGCAAGGTGGTGCTGCGGGCGCACCCGGCGGGACAATGGACCCGCCGCGGCGCGGCACCCCGGTGA
- a CDS encoding VOC family protein: MDDPARRSQLVTCLWFTGQAEEAARFYVGAFAAYRPGSAVDQVQRNAADVVTPDGTVHGRAGEVQAVSFTLDGQPFVALDDPARPVEHTDAVSFQVLCSTQEEVDHFWDTLSLGGREVACGWLQDRYGVRWQVVPAVLPELLAGEDRDAAARVQRVLQDMVRPSIERLLDAARDASGADEEQ, translated from the coding sequence ATGGACGACCCGGCACGCCGTTCCCAGCTGGTGACCTGCCTGTGGTTCACGGGACAGGCGGAGGAGGCCGCGCGGTTCTACGTGGGGGCGTTCGCGGCCTACCGGCCGGGCTCGGCCGTGGACCAGGTCCAGCGCAACGCGGCCGACGTCGTCACCCCGGACGGCACGGTGCACGGACGGGCGGGGGAGGTGCAGGCCGTGTCCTTCACCCTCGACGGGCAGCCGTTCGTGGCGCTCGACGACCCGGCCCGGCCCGTGGAGCACACGGACGCGGTGTCCTTCCAGGTGCTGTGCTCCACCCAGGAGGAGGTGGACCACTTCTGGGACACCCTCTCCCTGGGCGGACGGGAGGTCGCCTGCGGGTGGCTCCAGGACCGCTACGGCGTGCGCTGGCAGGTGGTCCCCGCCGTGCTGCCCGAGCTGCTCGCCGGCGAGGACCGGGACGCCGCCGCGCGCGTCCAGCGCGTGCTGCAGGACATGGTCCGCCCGAGCATCGAGCGGCTCCTGGACGCCGCGCGGGACGCCTCCGGGGCCGACGAGGAGCAGTAG
- a CDS encoding bifunctional 2-polyprenyl-6-hydroxyphenol methylase/3-demethylubiquinol 3-O-methyltransferase UbiG, with the protein MSENPSENLWARMVADDPEHSRRYAERWRTLAAQGMDLDGEARLIDAMCARGSRVLDAGCGTGRVGGHLARAGHRVTGVDLDEHLIEVAREDHPEGDWFVADLETLDAGALAALGEDEPFDLVFSAGNVFGFLSPGSRLDVLRHLRDALRDGGRAVIGFGAGRGYDFADFLDDAGRAGFRVQGRYSTWQLDPFPEDPAAADFLVAVLER; encoded by the coding sequence ATGAGCGAGAACCCGAGCGAGAACCTGTGGGCCCGCATGGTGGCCGACGACCCCGAGCACTCCCGCCGCTACGCCGAGCGCTGGCGCACCCTGGCCGCGCAGGGCATGGACCTGGACGGCGAGGCCCGGCTGATCGACGCGATGTGCGCGCGCGGCTCCCGCGTGCTCGACGCCGGCTGCGGCACCGGGCGCGTGGGCGGCCACCTCGCCCGGGCCGGTCACCGCGTGACGGGGGTGGACCTGGACGAGCACCTCATCGAGGTCGCCCGGGAGGACCACCCGGAGGGCGACTGGTTCGTGGCGGACCTCGAGACCCTCGACGCCGGGGCGCTCGCCGCCCTCGGCGAGGACGAGCCCTTCGACCTCGTCTTCTCCGCCGGCAACGTCTTCGGCTTCCTCTCCCCCGGCTCGCGGCTGGACGTGCTGCGCCACCTGCGGGACGCGCTGCGGGACGGCGGCCGGGCGGTCATCGGCTTCGGCGCGGGCCGCGGCTACGACTTCGCGGACTTCCTGGACGACGCCGGCCGGGCCGGGTTCCGGGTGCAGGGCCGGTACTCCACGTGGCAGCTGGACCCGTTCCCGGAGGACCCGGCGGCCGCGGACTTCCTGGTCGCCGTGCTCGAGCGCTAG
- a CDS encoding cupin produces the protein MSTVTGPHDLTALADGALEGARADAHGRHAELLLRDGHLRQTLIALAAGSRLADHNAPPAATVQVLRGALEVTAASGDAQRLAAGQLAALTKERHGVLAHEDSVFLLTTVTGVEEDSHG, from the coding sequence ATGAGCACCGTGACGGGACCCCACGACCTGACCGCCCTGGCCGACGGCGCGCTGGAGGGCGCCCGCGCCGACGCCCACGGCCGGCACGCCGAGCTGCTGCTGCGGGACGGGCACCTGCGGCAGACGCTGATCGCCCTGGCGGCGGGCTCCCGCCTCGCCGACCACAACGCGCCCCCGGCCGCCACCGTGCAGGTCCTGCGGGGCGCCCTCGAGGTCACCGCGGCGTCCGGGGACGCCCAGCGCCTGGCCGCCGGCCAGCTCGCGGCGCTGACCAAGGAGCGCCACGGGGTGCTCGCCCACGAGGACAGCGTCTTCCTGCTGACCACCGTCACCGGCGTCGAGGAGGACAGCCACGGCTGA
- a CDS encoding SRPBCC family protein, with protein MDLLDEPRDPTGHILQGPEGPAIRIERRLDHPVEDVWAHLSDPALLARWYGTYTGDPASGSVRLAMAEAPDRPGECTIEACERPHRLAVVLRDAPGAGWRLRVSLDSSGVGADTLLVFTQPIAGVEDQAADVGPGWEYYLDRLEAALDGGDVEAVDFADYHPALREHYTP; from the coding sequence ATGGACCTCCTGGACGAGCCCCGCGACCCGACCGGCCACATCCTGCAGGGCCCGGAGGGCCCCGCCATCCGGATCGAGCGGAGGCTGGACCACCCCGTCGAGGACGTGTGGGCGCACCTTTCCGATCCGGCCCTGCTGGCCCGCTGGTACGGCACGTACACCGGTGACCCGGCCTCGGGCAGCGTGCGGCTGGCCATGGCCGAGGCGCCGGACCGGCCGGGGGAGTGCACCATCGAGGCGTGCGAGCGACCGCACCGGCTCGCGGTGGTGCTGCGGGACGCCCCGGGGGCGGGCTGGCGCCTGCGCGTGAGCCTGGACTCCTCCGGCGTCGGGGCGGACACCCTGCTCGTGTTCACCCAGCCGATCGCCGGCGTCGAGGACCAGGCCGCGGACGTGGGACCGGGCTGGGAGTACTACCTCGACCGCCTGGAGGCGGCCCTGGACGGCGGGGACGTGGAGGCCGTGGACTTCGCCGACTACCACCCGGCCCTGCGGGAGCACTACACGCCGTGA
- a CDS encoding YihY/virulence factor BrkB family protein: MPRLPSRRPAAVRTLDRPRVTLFHVIRRTVMKLVDLQVWDVAASMTFFSLLSLVPAAISVVSIVSLLGLEEETVRTGAELVHELLPGVDPEVASATLLALSETSGGVLGVVLGLVGSIVAASNVMASVHRAMHRIHDTREGRRFLWFRTVVFLETLVLMIAMIALLLLVLVGGGLSERLGDVLGLPTTTVAAWNLLKWPVILAVIVVAVTAAYHRGPNVVQPPFRWLSWGGLAAVLVLFGMTVLLGWLADRFGTFDQVLGTLNGLVVVMVLLWIGYIVLVAGAAFDAELLRGRQLAAGLPAWDVLQLRTRYTGVLEFLDEDAARARSTARAVAESARTGEPVTVPRSPWIAEAGTLWAIDAVDRPVSTGAPHAPRDPGAAQGP; this comes from the coding sequence ATGCCCCGCCTGCCGTCCCGCCGACCGGCCGCGGTCCGGACCCTGGACCGGCCGCGCGTCACGCTGTTCCACGTCATCCGCCGCACCGTGATGAAGCTCGTGGACCTGCAGGTGTGGGACGTGGCCGCGTCCATGACGTTCTTCTCGCTGCTGTCCCTCGTGCCGGCGGCCATCTCCGTGGTCTCCATCGTGTCCCTGCTGGGCCTGGAGGAGGAGACGGTGCGCACCGGCGCCGAGCTGGTCCACGAGCTGCTGCCCGGGGTGGACCCCGAGGTGGCCAGCGCGACCCTGCTCGCGCTGTCCGAGACCTCCGGCGGCGTGCTCGGCGTGGTCCTGGGCCTGGTCGGCTCGATCGTGGCCGCCTCGAACGTGATGGCCTCCGTCCACCGCGCGATGCACCGCATCCACGACACCCGGGAGGGGCGGCGGTTCCTGTGGTTCCGCACGGTGGTCTTCCTGGAGACCCTCGTGCTGATGATCGCGATGATCGCGCTCCTGCTGCTCGTGCTGGTGGGCGGCGGCCTCTCGGAGCGGCTGGGCGACGTGCTGGGGCTGCCCACCACCACCGTGGCCGCGTGGAACCTGCTGAAGTGGCCCGTGATCCTCGCGGTGATCGTCGTGGCCGTCACGGCGGCCTACCACCGGGGCCCCAACGTGGTGCAGCCGCCGTTCCGCTGGCTGTCCTGGGGCGGGCTGGCGGCCGTGCTCGTGCTGTTCGGGATGACGGTGCTGCTGGGCTGGCTCGCGGACCGGTTCGGGACGTTCGACCAGGTCCTGGGCACCCTGAACGGCCTCGTGGTGGTCATGGTGCTGCTGTGGATCGGCTACATCGTGCTCGTGGCCGGGGCGGCCTTCGACGCCGAGCTGCTGCGCGGCCGCCAGCTGGCCGCCGGGCTGCCCGCGTGGGACGTCCTGCAGCTGCGCACGCGCTACACGGGGGTGCTCGAGTTCCTCGACGAGGACGCCGCGCGCGCCCGCTCGACCGCCCGGGCCGTGGCCGAGTCCGCGCGCACGGGCGAGCCGGTGACCGTGCCGCGCAGCCCGTGGATCGCCGAGGCCGGCACGCTGTGGGCGATCGACGCCGTGGACCGGCCGGTCTCCACCGGCGCCCCGCACGCCCCGCGCGATCCCGGCGCGGCGCAGGGCCCCTGA
- a CDS encoding sugar O-acetyltransferase, whose protein sequence is MASPYFPDDRSMHERMLAGAPYLADDPRLEEMNTRAELLTERYNATSVTERERRRELLAELLGTVGAGVVIRPPLRVDYGVNLHVGERTFANVNLVALDCAPIRIGADVQIGPDVQLLTATHPLEPGPRRDKWEGARPISIGDNVWLGGGVIVGPGVSIGENTVVGAGAVVVSDLPADVVAVGVPARVVRDLPADPDGGWSRIAVEGA, encoded by the coding sequence ATGGCCTCCCCGTACTTCCCCGACGACCGGTCCATGCACGAGCGGATGCTGGCCGGCGCGCCCTACCTCGCCGACGACCCGCGGCTGGAGGAGATGAACACCCGCGCCGAGCTGCTCACCGAGCGGTACAACGCGACCTCGGTCACTGAGCGGGAGCGCCGCCGCGAGCTGCTGGCCGAGCTGCTCGGCACCGTCGGGGCCGGCGTCGTCATCCGCCCGCCGCTGCGCGTGGACTACGGCGTCAACCTGCACGTCGGCGAGCGCACCTTCGCCAACGTCAACCTCGTGGCCCTGGACTGCGCACCCATCCGCATCGGCGCGGACGTGCAGATCGGCCCGGACGTGCAACTGCTCACCGCCACCCACCCGCTGGAGCCGGGCCCGCGCCGGGACAAGTGGGAGGGCGCGCGGCCGATCTCGATCGGGGACAACGTGTGGCTCGGCGGCGGGGTCATCGTGGGGCCGGGGGTGAGCATCGGCGAGAACACCGTGGTGGGCGCCGGGGCCGTCGTCGTCTCCGACCTGCCGGCGGACGTGGTGGCCGTCGGCGTGCCGGCCCGCGTGGTCCGGGACCTGCCCGCGGACCCCGACGGCGGCTGGTCCCGCATCGCGGTCGAGGGCGCCTGA